A stretch of the Chloroflexota bacterium genome encodes the following:
- a CDS encoding MoaD/ThiS family protein, with protein MVVSIKFLGMQRVVTNTDSIDMPITEKTRVNDALQYVRQQYPALPLEEGMVLVAVNLEVASLDRILRDKDTLSFLPLISGG; from the coding sequence ATGGTAGTATCAATTAAATTCCTCGGAATGCAGCGCGTTGTAACCAATACAGACAGCATAGATATGCCTATAACGGAAAAGACTAGGGTCAACGATGCCCTTCAATACGTCAGACAGCAGTATCCTGCTCTCCCCTTAGAAGAGGGGATGGTCCTTGTAGCCGTCAACCTCGAAGTAGCCTCACTAGACAGAATTCTAAGGGACAAGGACACTCTCTCATTTCTGCCTCTTATATCC